AACCTGTTCGGCGACATCCTCACCGACATCGGCGGCGCGTTGCAGGGCGGCCTGGGCCTTCCGGCGAGCGCCAACCTCGACCCGGAGCGCCGCGCCCCCGCGATGTTCGAACCGGTCCACGGCTCGGCGCCCGACATCGCCGGTCGCGGCATCGCCAACCCGATGGCCACGGTGTGGGCCGGCGCCATGCTCTTCGATTACCTGGGCGAAGCCGCGGCCGGCGCCGATCTGCTGCGCGCGCTCGAATGCGTCGCCGCGGCCGGCCAGATCCGCACGCCCGATCTGGGCGGCCGCCACACCACCGCCGACGTCACGCAAGCCCTCCTGGAAGCCCTCGGAGACCCCCATGAGCCTGCCATCGTCCGTCCACAAACCGCTGCTCGCTAGCGCTCGCGACATCCGGCGCCTGGTCGTGCAGACCGTGCATCAGACCAAGGCCGGCCACCTGGGCGGCCCCCTCTCGGCGGCCGATCTGCTGGCGGTGCTGTACTTCCACGAGTTGCGCGTCGATCCCGAGCGGCCGGACTGGCCGGATCGCGACCGCTTCGTGTTGTCCAAGGGCCACTCGGCCCTGGGCCTTTACGCCACGCTTGCGCTGCGCGGCTTCTTCCCGGTACCGGAGATGGCGACGTTCGATCGCATCGACTCGCGGCTGCAGGGCCACCCGGACCTCACGCGCCTGCCGGGCCTGGACATGTCCACAGGTTCCCTGGGCCAGGGCCTTTCGGCAGCGGTGGGAATGGCGCTGGGCGCGAAGTTGCAGGGTAAACCGTTCCGCGTCTTCGCGCTGCTCGGCGACGGGGAATGCCAGGAAGGCCAGATCTGGGAAGCCGCGCAGGTGGCGCCGCGCTACGGGCTGGACAACCTGATCGCCGTCCTCGACTACAACAAGCTGCAGCAGTGGGGCTGGAAGCAAGGCGGTAAGCAGCTTCCGCCCATCGAAGAACCGGCCGCGAAGTGGCGGGCCTTCGGCTGGCACGTCATCGAGACCGACGGCCACGACATGCAGGCCATCACCGAGGCCCTGGACGCCGCCCGCTACAGTGCGGGCAAGCCGGCGCTCATCGTCGCGCACACGGTCAAGGGCAAGGGCGTGTCCTTCATGGAAAACGACCCGGACTGGCACGCCAAGCCGCTGAACGACGAGCAACTGGCCCAGGCCCTCGACGATCTGGGCGGCGACCTGCTGCTGGTACCCGACCCGGCGCTGCCGCGCCATCAGCCGGTTTCCACGCGAAATTCCCCGCCGCCCGCGCTCCGGTGGGAGCCGGTGCGCGGCGGCACACCCCTGGCGCAACGCGAGGTGTTCGGCAAGACGCTGATCGCCCTGGCCGAGGCCGATTCGCGGGTGTACGTCCTCGAC
The DNA window shown above is from Candidatus Tanganyikabacteria bacterium and carries:
- a CDS encoding transketolase, whose translation is MSLPSSVHKPLLASARDIRRLVVQTVHQTKAGHLGGPLSAADLLAVLYFHELRVDPERPDWPDRDRFVLSKGHSALGLYATLALRGFFPVPEMATFDRIDSRLQGHPDLTRLPGLDMSTGSLGQGLSAAVGMALGAKLQGKPFRVFALLGDGECQEGQIWEAAQVAPRYGLDNLIAVLDYNKLQQWGWKQGGKQLPPIEEPAAKWRAFGWHVIETDGHDMQAITEALDAARYSAGKPALIVAHTVKGKGVSFMENDPDWHAKPLNDEQLAQALDDLGGDLLLVPDPALPRHQPVSTRNSPPPALRWEPVRGGTPLAQREVFGKTLIALAEADSRVYVLDGDLGNSTRSDLLEKAQPERALQMGIAEQNMLSVAAGMAAVGLTPWISTFTAFLVKRALDQIRVQVAQTHLPVRLVGSYSGLWTNRTGKSHQSVEDLAVMRAMPGMTVLAPADGVEEAAMMRAMQAFPGPAYMRINRDAVPAIFDERYDFAIGQAVILREGADIALLSTGVQTSRALEAAALLAADGIDAYVLHLPTVKPLAADAVVAAARATGLVLVTEEHTVLGGLGGAVAEVLSERFPVPVRRHGLEDVYAESGSDEDLIDKYGLAPRHIAAAARAWL